One stretch of Microcoleus sp. FACHB-672 DNA includes these proteins:
- a CDS encoding energy-coupling factor ABC transporter substrate-binding protein, whose protein sequence is MQQKQKAWDNWLLILGVVFLATMPLILVKNSEFGGADGQAEEAIQEVQPDYKPWFKPVVELPGGEVESLLFAVQAAAGAGVIGYVIGLYRGRGFREVKSKK, encoded by the coding sequence ATGCAGCAGAAACAAAAAGCTTGGGATAATTGGCTGTTGATTTTGGGAGTGGTATTTTTAGCGACGATGCCATTAATTTTGGTAAAAAATTCAGAGTTTGGGGGTGCGGATGGCCAAGCAGAGGAGGCGATTCAGGAAGTTCAGCCAGATTATAAGCCTTGGTTTAAGCCGGTTGTGGAGTTACCAGGGGGAGAAGTTGAATCGCTTTTATTTGCAGTGCAGGCTGCTGCCGGTGCCGGCGTAATTGGATATGTGATTGGCTTATACCGGGGCCGAGGTTTTCGGGAAGTAAAAAGTAAAAAGTAG
- a CDS encoding energy-coupling factor ABC transporter permease, with protein sequence MKRRLLKPSGLFLAGLILFLSIGAPAPAYGMHIMEGFLPAPWAIFWWLVFIPFFTLGLRSLHRITKENPELKLLLALAGAFAFVLSALKIPSVTGSSSHPTGTGLGAILFGPMAMSVLGSLVLLFQALLLAHGGLTTLGANAVSMAVVGPIVASGVYQLVMKVAGKQKVAIFLAAAVANLTTYLVTSVQLALAFPSATGGFVASFVKFAGIFALTQVPLAISEGLLTVLVWNWLSSYGRQELEQLKLIKRSA encoded by the coding sequence ATGAAAAGACGCTTGTTAAAACCTAGTGGATTATTCCTAGCCGGCCTGATCTTATTTTTGAGCATTGGCGCACCGGCACCCGCCTATGGAATGCACATCATGGAAGGCTTTTTGCCGGCACCGTGGGCGATTTTTTGGTGGCTAGTATTTATCCCATTTTTCACCTTGGGGTTGCGATCGCTGCACCGCATTACTAAAGAAAATCCGGAATTAAAATTACTTCTCGCCTTAGCCGGCGCGTTTGCTTTCGTCCTGTCTGCCTTAAAAATACCTTCAGTCACCGGCAGCAGTTCCCACCCCACCGGCACAGGGTTAGGGGCGATTCTATTTGGCCCAATGGCTATGTCTGTTTTAGGCAGTTTAGTGCTGCTCTTTCAAGCCTTATTGCTGGCGCATGGCGGTTTGACCACTTTGGGGGCAAATGCGGTTTCGATGGCCGTAGTCGGGCCGATAGTGGCCTCTGGTGTGTATCAGTTGGTGATGAAGGTAGCCGGTAAACAGAAAGTGGCAATTTTCCTCGCTGCAGCAGTAGCAAATTTAACCACTTACCTTGTCACTTCGGTGCAACTAGCCTTGGCGTTTCCCTCTGCAACCGGCGGCTTTGTGGCATCGTTTGTGAAGTTTGCTGGAATTTTTGCACTCACTCAAGTTCCTTTAGCGATCAGCGAGGGATTGCTGACTGTCTTGGTTTGGAATTGGCTTTCTAGCTATGGGCGTCAAGAATTGGAACAGTTGAAGTTGATTAAGCGGAGTGCTTAG
- a CDS encoding WD40 repeat domain-containing protein has translation MFGLGIAGQEIVELKWQGTLSDYVTAIAWSPDGKTLAASSSAGDVVLWQGVEAVTTLQMGAGDSIDSLAFSSDGELLAAAGQDGTVKIWRVSDQLPLYCLENAPAWVDRLAWSPIGNQLAFSTGRYVQIWDAGKGEIVAKLNFEASSVLDLAWHPTVEYLAIAGYQGVKIWNTQNWEDDPYSLVIPSATAVVKWSPDGKYLAGGNLDKTLTVLEWGSPHPWLMRGFPGKVRQLAWSDQATELGAPLLAAASAGTISVWEKQLEATAGWEAWGLELHEGVVGTLSFQPTSFLLASASEDGHVCLWQKAEELAQILEGAPAGFSCLAWDSQGHQLAAGGQEGQLLIWSKSQPAKAFV, from the coding sequence GTGTTTGGCTTAGGAATTGCCGGCCAAGAAATCGTGGAACTGAAATGGCAAGGAACCCTTTCAGATTACGTCACTGCTATTGCGTGGTCGCCCGATGGCAAAACTTTAGCAGCCAGTTCATCTGCCGGCGACGTAGTTTTGTGGCAAGGCGTAGAAGCTGTCACAACCTTGCAAATGGGTGCCGGTGACTCGATAGATTCCCTTGCCTTTTCTTCAGATGGCGAACTGCTAGCGGCTGCCGGCCAAGATGGCACAGTCAAGATTTGGCGCGTGTCTGATCAGTTGCCCTTGTATTGCCTGGAAAACGCGCCGGCATGGGTTGACCGGCTGGCGTGGAGTCCCATCGGCAACCAACTGGCATTTAGTACCGGGCGTTACGTGCAAATATGGGATGCCGGCAAGGGAGAGATCGTAGCCAAGCTGAATTTTGAAGCCTCCTCAGTTTTGGATCTAGCTTGGCATCCCACCGTTGAATATTTGGCGATTGCCGGCTATCAGGGTGTCAAGATTTGGAACACTCAAAATTGGGAAGACGATCCCTACTCCCTGGTAATTCCCTCTGCAACTGCCGTCGTCAAGTGGTCACCCGATGGCAAATATTTAGCCGGCGGCAACCTGGATAAAACCCTCACCGTTTTAGAATGGGGCAGCCCTCATCCGTGGTTGATGCGGGGTTTTCCCGGCAAAGTGCGCCAGTTAGCTTGGTCAGATCAAGCCACCGAATTAGGTGCGCCTTTGCTAGCGGCTGCCAGCGCCGGCACCATTTCCGTCTGGGAAAAGCAACTGGAAGCAACTGCCGGCTGGGAAGCTTGGGGTTTAGAACTTCATGAGGGGGTAGTGGGAACCCTAAGCTTTCAACCGACTAGCTTTCTCCTCGCCTCAGCCAGTGAAGATGGCCACGTTTGTCTATGGCAAAAAGCTGAGGAACTCGCGCAAATTTTGGAAGGCGCACCGGCTGGGTTTTCTTGCTTAGCCTGGGACAGCCAAGGACACCAACTCGCTGCCGGTGGTCAAGAAGGCCAATTATTAATTTGGTCAAAATCCCAACCCGCCAAAGCTTTTGTCTGA
- the cbiQ gene encoding cobalt ECF transporter T component CbiQ, producing MHLYIDTLAYTNRLRYLPPAHKLLFAIIPLFIAFISHAPVQLAVIIWMAIWTIGYARIPVGVYLKMIAGAGVFLLMSLPALMLNMTSVSEMPAILSDRWIGIEWSNWYFYISHTGTQQALGILLRSLAGVCCLFFILLTIPFVEILQVLRRLGCPTLLTELLLLMYRFIFVLLQTAGELWIAQQARNGHRSWSITMRSLTLLIGQLLQRTLERYRQYSFTLASRGFTGDFQVWHPQRTSPSRRYILEASLGCIALLGLEMLTGYR from the coding sequence ATGCACCTTTATATCGATACGCTGGCTTACACGAATCGGTTGCGGTATTTGCCACCGGCACACAAACTACTGTTTGCGATTATCCCCCTATTTATCGCTTTTATCAGTCATGCGCCGGTGCAGTTGGCAGTGATAATATGGATGGCAATCTGGACAATTGGTTATGCGCGAATTCCAGTCGGAGTTTATTTAAAAATGATTGCCGGCGCTGGGGTATTTTTACTCATGAGTTTACCGGCACTCATGCTTAACATGACTTCAGTTAGTGAAATGCCGGCAATTCTTTCAGATCGATGGATCGGGATAGAATGGAGTAATTGGTATTTTTATATCAGTCACACCGGCACTCAACAAGCACTTGGAATTTTGCTGCGATCGCTTGCCGGGGTATGCTGTCTGTTTTTCATCCTTCTCACCATACCGTTTGTAGAAATTCTACAAGTTTTGCGCCGGCTGGGATGCCCAACCCTTTTAACAGAACTATTGTTATTAATGTATCGCTTTATTTTTGTGCTGCTGCAAACTGCCGGTGAATTGTGGATCGCCCAACAAGCGCGGAACGGACATCGCTCTTGGAGCATCACTATGCGTAGCCTAACACTATTAATTGGTCAATTATTACAGCGCACCCTCGAACGCTATCGGCAATATTCCTTCACCCTTGCCTCACGTGGTTTCACCGGCGACTTCCAAGTTTGGCATCCACAGCGCACTAGCCCCTCGCGTCGGTACATCCTAGAAGCATCCCTCGGCTGCATTGCATTACTCGGACTC